The Arachis duranensis cultivar V14167 chromosome 2, aradu.V14167.gnm2.J7QH, whole genome shotgun sequence genome has a window encoding:
- the LOC107473415 gene encoding uncharacterized protein LOC107473415: MSKDWDWFINLSASDYPLVTQDDLLYTFLEVDRNLNFIEHTSRLRWKEKKRAMPLIVDPGLYQSNKSEVFWVTPNRNLPTSFRLFTVGKMCESVMAPRVKGKGVKGHRSSCTTAAAAISTTSTSSRTSVVPDFQSGSLSQQPYLMVPNPGYTGLPPPSWPTPRCMGPPPPPPPPISIPPPLRNSNLLVDSETPGSSSTSPPSETASVPNSVTKERLVPDGKTSWLPFPPGSQKITEIIKKQYDKPYKNFGDVPLPTKKLWFKEWMSHFLIDDDDDEFFWRAFKYRTSKRFSQMMSDIREGVDTTHEWLIPAYKKVLERYWETDEKWKNIRKKARENRASLLGGSVHCGGSIPLSSTIERMKKQLGRTPTHEEVFKETHTLKSDKSKWVDKRSQDTHKACEACIILLEYGKLVPSLPNM, from the exons ATGAG CAAAGATTGGGACTGGTTTATTAATCTCAGTGCTTCAGATTACCCTCTTGTGACTCAAGATG ATCTTCTATATACTTTCTTGGAGGTAGATAGAAATCTTAACTTCATTGAGCACACAAGTCGGTTACGATGGAAGGA GAAAAAACGAGCGATGCCTTTGATTGTTGATCCAGGGCTTTACCAGTCAAACAAATCTGAAGTATTTTGGGTCACTCCTAATAGAAATTTGCCAACATCATTTAGACTATTCACtg TTGGGAAAATGTGTGAATCA GTCATGGCTCCTCGGGTCAAGGGTAAAGGTGTCAAGGGTCATAGAAGTTCTTGCACCACTGCCGCAGCCGCTATTTCAACCACCTCCACCTCTTCTAGGACTTCGGTTGTGCCAGATTTTCAGTCAGGATCACTTAGCCAGCAACCGTATTTGATGGTACCTAATCCAGGCTACACGGGTCTTCCTCCACCAAGTTGGCCTACTCCAAGATGTATGGGTCCCCCTCCTCCACCCCCTCCTCCAATTTCGATTCCTCCTCCGCTTCGCAATTCCAATCTATTAGTTGATTCAGAGACACCTGGAAGCTCTAGTACATCTCCTCCATCAGAGACTGCATCGGTTCCTAATAGTGTCACAAAAGAAAGATTGGTTCCCGATGGAAAAACAAG TTGGTTACCTTTCCCTCCTGGTTCTCAGAAGATTACAGAGATCATCAAGAAACAATATGATAAACCGTACAAAAATTTTGGAGATGTCCCTCTTCCGACAAAGAAGCTTTGGTTTAAGGAGTGGATG AGCCACTTTCTTattgatgatgacgatgatgagtTTTTCTGGAGGGCTTTCAAGTATAGGACAAGTAAGCGATTTAGCCAAATGATGTCAGATATCCGTGAGGGTGTGGATACAACCCACGAATGGCTAATTCCTGCTTACAAAAAGGTGTTGGAAAGGTATTGGGAAACAGATGAGaaatggaaaaatataaggaaAAAAGCAAGAGAGAATCGAGCGTCACTCTTAGGTGGTTCTGTCCATTGCGGTGGTTCTATTCCATTGAGCTCAACTATAGAGAGGATG AAGAAGCAGTTGGGTCGTACACCAACCCACGAGGAGGTCTTCAAAGAAACCCACACACTTAAAAGTGACAAGTCTAAATGGGTGGACAAGCGCTCTCAAGACACTCAT AAAGCATGTGAAGCATGCATTATTCTCTTGGAATATGGTAAGCTTGTCCCATCTCTGCCTAACATGTGA